The window ACCATAACCACCTGCTGCCCCAAGTGGGGCAGCGGGAACACGCTCATGGAGACGCTCAAAGTCATGTGCCTGTCTCATCCCAGTCTCGGCAAGCTCAATCATCCGTGCTGCATACTCCGCCGTCTCGGGGGCCTCCGTACGGGCAGTGCTAGCGCATCGTCTGAACGGTCCGTACCAGCGCCTCGTACGCTCTCGCGAGAGCTACATATCCCAGGCCATCTGGACGACGCCTAGAGGGGTTGCCAATAATGATGCGAGTGATCCGCATGTACCACTTCATGTACACATGGAtcggagtgtcatgtccgaccaccgctaggCTCGTCATCCTCACATCCCAACTCTGGACCTGCTGCTGCATATAGAGTCGCCATGCATCATCGACGCCCGCACGCTCGTCCCCCGCATAGTGGTCATGCTCCCAAACTGTAGCCgcgggtatattctgtacatacccaaactgccgtaacacgcggtcgggcgcgtgatactcaacgatatccatatgtatcaatggacaccgcgacatccacatgtgctgaccagccctacaaaacgccggcagctcatccaaaatatgatcatacggcgtccatataaaagcctgtaaaaagaattgaactagttaacaataaaagactaaaatagtagctatgtggtctagcatgtggatccaaaatatgaacataccgtctgcgccgtcatgcggtctagctgATCCTTAAATGGGAGAAGGCTGTGATGGGTCTCCGCACGTCGGCGtacgcctcgcgaccatctccgcgcgtatggcatcGGCACAGTAAGATAGTCTGCGGGAGGGTGAGctggtatgggctgaaaaggtctcaacctagtccacacccatatctgatatagtcatttaaaaaatattttatcagtcgtcgttttaaaaatatatattttgtgtttaattacacacacttaaatatattacctgaaggagcgagcaaaatgcagggacctctaccctcgtgcccatagaacatcggcaTAATCCTCGATACATATAGGCCAgcacagcagcgccccaactataacatcctatctcggcgagatcgtcgatataccgaagatacctcaagctcaaatgtgaacccgaagtgttcgggaacaggatggccccgaatatgatgagtaggtatagacgTGCGCAtcggtcaacatcagcctgaggcgtgacctctccaatcggatgctgcGTGTCTGTGAGGCGCAAGTAAGCGTAAAGGGCCGACAACAAAACCCGACTCTGGCCAGAAATGTGACCATCCAGAGCcgcgaaaccggtgagcctagtcaactcatcccggtaaggcggcagcacaggaggctcctcaatatacaatgggcgtccatcaacctgtagcccataaatgacctccacatcctgaagggtaatggtagcctcactggtgcggagatgaaatgtgtgcgtctccgatcgccacc is drawn from Lycium barbarum isolate Lr01 chromosome 8, ASM1917538v2, whole genome shotgun sequence and contains these coding sequences:
- the LOC132606975 gene encoding serine/threonine-protein phosphatase 7 long form homolog, with the protein product MIDLKCVKHMDHHPLDPGPFDPDLLYLQPEHRSQHIWTSDLQPESQVRTRLRDSAWEILAARPPHPRVLDILRRGGIYRCVEVGRVQHDRSLVTALIERWRSETHTFHLRTSEATITLQDVEVIYGLQVDGRPLYIEEPPVLPPYRDELTRLTGFAALDGHISGQSRVLLSALYAYLRLTDTQHPIGEVTPQADVDRCARLYLLIIFGAILFPNTSGSHLSLRYLRYIDDLAEIGCYSWGAAVLAYMYRGLCRCSMGTRVEVPAFCSLLQIWVWTRLRPFQPIPAHPPADYLTVPMPYARRWSRGVRRRAETHHSLLPFKDQLDRMTAQTAFIWTPYDHILDELPAFCRAGQHMWMSRCPLIHMDIVEYHAPDRVLRQFGYVQNIPAATVWEHDHYAGDERAGVDDAWRLYMQQQVQSWDVRMTSLAVVGHDTPIHVYMKWYMRITRIIIGNPSRRRPDGLGYVALARAYEALVRTVQTMR